A stretch of Desulfitobacterium dichloroeliminans LMG P-21439 DNA encodes these proteins:
- the rfbB gene encoding dTDP-glucose 4,6-dehydratase, producing the protein MKILVTGGAGFIGSNFIFYELAKHPEDSIICVDLLTYAGNLETLESVMSSPAFKFIKADIADQKAIYTIFESEKPDIIVNFAAESHVDRSIENPALFLTTNVIGTQVLLDACRIFGIDRFHQVSTDEVYGDLPLDSLDLLFTEETPIHTSSPYSASKASADLLTLAYSRTFKVPVSISRCSNNYGPYQFPEKLIPLMIANALNDKQLPVYGKGENVRDWLYVEDHCSAIDLIIRHGKEGEIYNVGGHNERTNLEVVQTIIQELGRGRIEFVKDRAGHDLRYAIDSSKIQHDLGWLPSTAFDEGIQMTIRWYLDNKAWWQRILSGEYQKYYERMYVNR; encoded by the coding sequence ATGAAGATATTGGTTACCGGTGGGGCCGGATTTATCGGCAGCAATTTTATTTTTTATGAACTCGCTAAACACCCTGAAGACAGCATCATCTGTGTAGATTTGCTTACGTATGCCGGAAATCTTGAAACCTTAGAAAGCGTAATGTCCAGCCCTGCCTTTAAATTTATAAAGGCTGATATTGCAGATCAAAAAGCTATTTACACGATATTTGAGTCTGAGAAACCTGATATCATAGTCAATTTCGCTGCCGAAAGCCATGTTGATCGTTCAATTGAAAATCCGGCCTTATTCCTCACCACAAATGTTATAGGTACACAAGTGCTTCTGGATGCTTGTCGCATTTTTGGTATCGACAGATTTCATCAGGTTTCAACCGACGAGGTCTATGGGGACCTTCCCCTCGACAGTCTCGACCTTCTCTTTACGGAGGAAACCCCAATACATACTTCGTCGCCCTACTCGGCCTCCAAAGCATCCGCGGATTTGCTTACCCTGGCATATTCTCGTACCTTCAAAGTACCGGTCAGCATTTCTCGGTGCTCAAACAACTACGGACCGTATCAGTTCCCAGAGAAACTTATTCCGCTGATGATAGCTAATGCCTTAAATGATAAGCAGCTGCCGGTATACGGCAAAGGTGAGAATGTACGGGACTGGTTGTATGTCGAAGATCATTGTTCGGCAATTGATTTGATTATCCGACACGGAAAAGAAGGCGAAATTTATAATGTCGGGGGGCATAATGAACGGACCAATCTTGAGGTTGTTCAAACAATCATCCAAGAGTTGGGGCGTGGCCGTATCGAATTCGTCAAAGACCGGGCGGGACACGATCTGAGGTATGCCATAGATTCCTCGAAAATACAGCATGATCTGGGATGGTTGCCATCCACAGCCTTTGACGAAGGAATTCAGATGACTATCCGTTGGTATCTTGACAATAAGGCATGGTGGCAACGGATCCTCAGCGGTGAATACCAAAAGTATTATGAGCGCATGTATGTGAACAGATAA
- a CDS encoding VanZ family protein gives MRDRKGKNRLVFVVSWTAVFLWMAIIFYLSAQVATQSDELSQGIAEKLFSVIAKAFPWLSGEYIQANFIVRKSAHFLSYLMMGLLTMNALRRSGVKGLRLVAIAIVICVLYAISDEVHQLFVPGRSGQIKDVLIDSGGAIVGTVFHRLFERRG, from the coding sequence ATGAGAGATAGAAAAGGGAAAAATAGATTAGTCTTTGTAGTTTCATGGACTGCAGTCTTCCTTTGGATGGCTATCATCTTTTATCTGTCGGCTCAAGTGGCCACCCAGTCCGATGAACTGAGTCAAGGGATTGCCGAGAAGCTTTTTAGTGTCATCGCAAAAGCCTTTCCGTGGTTAAGTGGGGAGTACATTCAGGCTAATTTCATTGTTAGGAAATCCGCTCATTTTCTGTCTTATTTGATGATGGGTCTGTTGACCATGAATGCCTTGAGAAGGAGTGGCGTCAAAGGATTGCGGCTAGTTGCTATAGCTATAGTGATTTGCGTTCTCTATGCTATCAGTGATGAAGTGCATCAACTCTTTGTCCCGGGGCGCAGCGGTCAGATTAAGGATGTACTAATTGACAGTGGGGGAGCTATTGTAGGCACTGTCTTCCATAGGTTGTTTGAGAGGAGAGGATAA